A portion of the Fundulus heteroclitus isolate FHET01 unplaced genomic scaffold, MU-UCD_Fhet_4.1 scaffold_211, whole genome shotgun sequence genome contains these proteins:
- the LOC118559060 gene encoding butyrophilin subfamily 1 member A1-like, with protein sequence MYDLYLLFGVLLIKGHSCAPEQPEQVVAFAGENAVLPCSLKIHGSDDVPTVEWSKVAEGLKPCIVFLYRDGCETFEMKDPDFEYRTSLIMREVKNGNVSLRISNVKLSDEGTYRCLIIQKNGTRDESKVKLVVVAVSDPTLSVFANSGVVSLECEAHCWRPAPLMTILDGEGNCITDKKPKLEEDPRGCYNTKQSVTLQEPTSRVICRVEQPQMNHLRTAEILFPAPCNESNTTFYLIIAALVVSLCINLLFMSLWFIKKQCRSDGGKPSESKNKLDQTRTNDSTETNSLLNQQILTENNQNTFIENCDKKNPTGIQIQDASFWKPPVCQDTQSALCRSSTNSLDSHISLCQSSDLKPETGHSLGDTSPNDAGSQSEESVQLSNSNGPNSRNQTQNSTPTSS encoded by the exons GTCATTCTTGCGCCCCTGAGCAGCCTGAACAGGTTGTGGCCTTTGCTGGTGAGAATGCCGTCTTGCCTTGCAGCTTGAAAATACACGGCAGTGACGATGTTCCGACGGTGGAGTGGTCCAAAGTGGCAGAAGGCCTGAAGCCTTGCATTGTTTTCCTGTACCGTGATGGCTGCGAGACCTTCGAGATGAAGGATCCCGACTTTGAGTACCGGACAAGCCTCATCATGAGAGAGGTGAAGAACGGGAACGTCTCATTGAGGATCTCAAATGTGAAGCTATCCGATGAGGGGACGTATCGGTGTTTAATAATACAGAAGAACGGAACGAGGGACGAATCTAAAGTGAAGCTGGTTGTTG TTGCAGTGTCTGATCCGACGCTTTCAGTGTTTGCTAACAGCGGTGTAGTTAGTCTGGAGTGTGAAGCTCATTGCTGGAGGCCGGCACCGCTGATGACTATTCTGGATGGTGAAGGAAACTGCATCACTGATAAAAAGCCCAAACTAGAAGAAGATCCTCGAGGATGCTACAACACCAAGCAAAGTGTCACGCTGCAGGAACCGACTAGCAG GGTTATCTGCAGAGTTGAGCAGCCACAGATGAACCATCTGAGGACTGCAGAGATCCTCTTTCCAG CTCCCTGCAACGAATCCAATACAACCTTCTATTTGATAATTGCCGCACTGGTAGTTTCACTTTGCATTAATTTGCTATTTATGTCTCTGTGGTTCATAAAGAAACAATGCAGATCTG aTGGGGGGAAACCATCAGAATCAAAGAATAAGTTGGACCAAACCAGGACAAATGACTCCACTGAAACTAACTCCCTACTCAACCAACAAATCCTcactgaaaataaccaaaacacATTCATTGAGAATTGCGATAAAAAGAATCCGACCGGCATCCAAATACAAGACGCCAGTTTTTGGAAACCCCCTGTTTGCCAGGACACCCAGTCTGCACTCTGCCGGAGTTCCACCAACTCTCTGGATTCCCATATATCCCTATGTCAATCATCGGACCTCAAACCTGAGACTGGACACTCACTTGGGGATACCAGCCCAAACGATGCTGGTTCCCAATCTGAAGAATCTGTCCAGCTGTCCAATAGCAATGGTCCAAATTCGAGAAACCAAACGCAGAACAGCACTCCAACTTCTTCTTGA
- the LOC118559058 gene encoding putative selection and upkeep of intraepithelial T-cells protein 1 homolog, with product MYFCLCFISFFGVLLSKAHAQPEKIEAFAGGHAILPCSWKNPASDHVPTVEWSKEGLNDSIVFLYRDGCETFGMKNVDFEFRASLFMKEVKNGNVSLRISNLRLSDAGTYQCLIIQSDKTRQTTRVELVVAAVSDLKLAVVFEEKEVVAVTCDASCRLPPPIIIIQDDEGNDVTDKEPSQQQDARGCYATRQNFSMQDSKRRVVCRVKQPQTDMNRTVEILLPDFQVSK from the exons AtgtatttttgtctttgttttatttctttttttggagtTCTCCTCTCTAAAG CACATGCTCAGCCTGAGAAGATTGAGGCCTTTGCCGGTGGACACGCCATCCTCCCCTGCAGTTGGAAAAACCCTGCGAGTGATCACGTTCCAACGGTGGAGTGGTCCAAAGAAGGCCTCAACGACAGTATCGTCTTCTTGTACCGCGATGGCTGCGAGACCTTTGGGATGAAGAATGTGGATTTTGAGTTCCGGGCGAGTCTCTTCATGAAAGAGGTGAAAAACGGGAATGTCTCACTGAGGATCTCCAACCTGAGGCTGTCTGATGCCGGGACCTATCAATGTTTGATCATCCAAAGTGACAAAACCAGGCAAACAACAAGAGTTGAGCTGGTTGTTG CTGCAGTATCCGACTTGAAGCTCGCTGTGGTTTTTGAAGAAAAGGAGGTGGTGGCTGTGACATGTGATGCAAGCTGCCGTCTGCCACCACCAATAATCATCATTCAAGATGATGAAGGAAATGACGTCACCGATAAAGAGCCAAGCCAGCAACAAGACGCCAGAGGATGTTACGCCACAAGGCAGAACTTCTCTATGCAGGATTCTAAAAGAAG GGTCGTCTGCAGAGTCAAGCAGCCACAAACGGACATGAACAGGACTGTAGAGATTCTCCTTCCAG ACTTTCAAGTGTCTAAGTGA